AGTAGAGTTTGGGCATAATGTACTTGTTAGAGAGAATGTAGAAATAGGAGATAAAAGCTTAATTGGAACAAATTCAGTAATTGATGGATATTGTCGATTAGGTAAAAATGTTTCAATTCAAACAAATGCTTATATTTGTGCATATTCTAAAATAGAGGATTATGTTTTTTTAGGTCCTTGTAGTGTTCTTTTAAATGATAAGTATGCTGCTCAAAAAGAAACTCAATTAATTGGACCAATAATAAAAGAAGGAGCAAGTATAGGGGGAAATGCAACAATTATGCCTGGAGTAACGATAGGAAAAGGTGCTTTAATTGGAGCTTTATCTATCGTAACTAAAGATGTTCCACCAAAAAGCATTTATGTAGGTGTTCCAGCTAAAAAATTAAGAAATATTCCAGATGATTGGAAGTCAACTTTAAAAAGTAGAGCTGCAACTTAACTTATCTAAATGGAGGAGAAATAAATTGGTGAAGCAATCTTTATACTTTAAATATATTGGGCTAACACTTATAATTCTAATTTTAATTTTAACTTATCTTCCCTCAATTAGTAACGCTGATCTACAACAAAATTATGAACTTAAAATTAATAGAATGGTTTTTATTAGTGATTGGGGCCTAACAGCAGTAAATGATACTATAACAATAGTTAATATTGGAGCTAAGGATTTACAAAGTATTAATATAG
This region of Candidatus Bathyarchaeota archaeon genomic DNA includes:
- a CDS encoding N-acetyltransferase, with amino-acid sequence MKPQYIDPSVYLDKEVELHEGCRIEAGSKLFHRVKLSNNVWISFNTIIFGPVKIGEGTYIGPNCIIGYPKRRNLKTEIKKKLFEEDSENVIVIGKNCIIRSGCIIYAGVKIGNEVEFGHNVLVRENVEIGDKSLIGTNSVIDGYCRLGKNVSIQTNAYICAYSKIEDYVFLGPCSVLLNDKYAAQKETQLIGPIIKEGASIGGNATIMPGVTIGKGALIGALSIVTKDVPPKSIYVGVPAKKLRNIPDDWKSTLKSRAAT